The genomic interval GGCAGCGGGAAGAAGCCGACGGCGGGCGCGAAGCCTTGCCGCCGCGCCTCCAGGCCGGCGTCGATCCGGAGCACCCCGGCGCCGGCGACGTCGGGCCGCAGCTCGAACCAGCCATCGGGCCCCGACACGGCGTTGCCCGCGTCGCGGCGGTTGAGCCGCTGGGGGTTCTCCGCCAGCGCGAGCCGGACCTCCGGCAGCGGCGGCCGCGACACGAGCCGCGGGTCGTCCGCCCGCACCACCTCCACCCCCGCCGGCGCCCCCTCCACCACCCGGCCGCGCAGCGCGTACGGCGAGCAGCCCGCCGCCAGCAGCTGCGCGATCAGCAGCGGGAGCAGGACCCGGCTCAACCGCCGCTCCCCGGCTTGGGCGCCCCATCCGCCGGCGGCAGCTCCGCCAGCGACGCCAGGCCGAACACCTCCAAAAAGCGCGGCGTGGTGCCGTAGAGGATCGGCCGGCCGACCTCCTCGGCCCGCCCCGCGATCCGCACCAGGTGCCGCTCCATCAGCGACCGCAGCACCTCGCCGCACGCCGCCCCGCGGACCGCCTCGAGCTCCGCACGCAGCACCGGCTGGCGGTACGCCACCACCGCCAGCGTCTCGAGCGCCGCCGGCGACAGCCGCCCCGACGACCGGGAGCGGTGCAGCGAGGCCAGAAACGCCGCGTGCTCGGGCAGCGTCATCACGCGGAAGCCCCCCGCCACCGCCTCCACCCGGAAGGCCCGCCCCTCCCGCTGGTAGGCCTCGTTCAACGCCGCCACCGCTTCGTTCACCGGCTGGCTGTGCTCCAGCCCCAGCGCCTCGGCGAGCCGCCCCGCCGGCACCGCCCGCTCGGCCGAGATCAGCGCCGCCTCCACGCGGGCGGCGAGCCGCGCCGGGTCGTCCGCCGCGGCGGGCCGCTCGACGGAGGCCTCCGCCGGGGCCGACTGCGCCTGCATGCCCACGGCGGCTTCCATCGCGGCAGCCTACCGCGGGGCGACGCCGCGGAAGGCCCCCGCGGTGCCCGCGACCCGCCGGCCGCGCCCGCTCGGCCGCTCCGCTTCCTCCCCGGGAACCGGAGAGGGCTTGCGCAGGGGCAGACCAAGCCGCTCCGTAGCATCGCGGGATGGACACCCCCGACGACCGCCGGTACCTCCCCTCCCACGAGTGGCACCGCCTGCTCGACGACGGCACCGTCGAGGTCGGCATCTCCGCCTTCGCCGTCGACGAGCTCACCGACATCACCTACGTCGAGGCCTCCGCCGCCGCCGGCGATCGCGTCGCCGCCAACGAGCCGTTCGGCGAGATCGAGTCCGTGAAGGCCACCAGCGAGCTGTACTGCGGCCTCGACGGCACCGTCACCGAGATCAACCCGGCCGTCATCGAGCGGCCCGAGACCATCAACGACGACTGCTACGGCACCGGCTGGATCCTGCGGCTGAAGCCGGACGACGCCGAACAGATGAGCGGCCTCCTGGAGGCCTCGGCCTACGCCAAGTGATCGCCGCGCCGAAGCGCTCATCGGAGCGCCGGCTCGTCCGGGCCGAGCCGCTGCGTACGCGGCGGGGGCGATGCCGCCGCGGATCCCCACCCGCCGGCCCGGAGCCGGCGCAGCGTCCTGCGCGTCTCCCCGCGGGCCGGATCCCAGCGGTAGGCTGCGAACCCGTGATCGTCGACCTCCACACCAGGATCTGGAACTCCGTCGACAGCCTCGGCGACGCCATCGCCGCGCAGGCCCGCCGCACGCGCGAGGACGCGTCCAGGGCGATCACCGCCTCCTTCGACGTCCACGAGGTGGCGATGGCGCCGGTCTCGGTCGCCGTCGTCCACGGGCTCGACAGCCACCTGCTCGACGCCCGGCTCGACGCCGGGGCCGTCGCCGCCGAGGTCGCCCGCTCCAAGGACACGCTCCTGGGCTTCGTCGGCCTCGACCCGCTCGGCGACGATCCCACCGGCCGGCTGCACGCCGCAGTCGACGACCACGGCTGCGTGGGCGTGAACCTCTGCCCCGCCGCCGGCGGCTTCCACCCCAGCGCCACCCCCACGATGGAGCTTCTCGAGGCCGTGGCCGAGCGGGGCCTGCCGGTCTACGTGGAAGCCGGCGCCCAGCTCGCCCGCGAGGCCAAGCTCGAGTTCGCCCAGCCCTTCCTGCTCGACGAGGTGCTGCGGACCTTCCCGGAGATGAAGCTGGTGATCTCCGGCTTCGGCGAGCCCTGGCCCAACCAGACGGTGGCGCTGCTCCGCAAGCACCCGCAGGCCTTCACCGACGTCTCGGGCCTCGTCTCCCGCCCGTGGCAGCTGTACAACGCGCTGGTCTCGGCCTGGCAGGCGGGCGTGATGGACCAGGTGCTCTTCGGCTCGGGCTTCCCCGCCGCGGATCCCGAGCGGGCGATCGTGACGCTCTACAGCGTGAACTCGCTCACCCAGGGCACGCCGCTGCCGAGCATCCCGCGCGAGCAGCTCCGCGGCGTGGTCGAGCGCGACACGCTGAAGATCCTCGGCCTGCCCGACCCCACCCCCGAGGACGCCGGCGACGCGAAGAGCTCGTCCGCCTTCGCGCGCGTGGTCGTCGAGTCCGGCCCGGGCGAGGCGGGCGCGGAGCGGAAGTGAAGCGGCCGCCCCGCCTCCTCGGCCCGCTCGCCGCCGCTTCGGCGCTCGCCGCCGCGCTGCTTGGCGGCTGCGCCTCGCCGTCGTCGCTGGTCGTCCGCGGGCAGGCCACGCCCGGCGGGCCGCCGGTCGAGCTCGTCGGCGACTTCGACACCGCGTGGTACCGCACCGACGACCCCAACCAGGCCACCTTCGTGCTGCTCGACGGCCCGCCCGAGCGGCCGCGGCAGGCCGCCGTCATCGAGCTGTTCTGGCGGCCCCGCTCCGGGCTCACGCCCGTCGAGCCCGCCGCCACGAACATGACGGTGACGCACCTGGTGTTCGCCCAGCGGTCGGCGGAGCTGGGGCCCGGCGTGGACGCCGGCGACCGCGGCGAGCTGGGCGTGTACGCCGGCGCGGGCTTCCTCTTCCCCCGCAAGCCCCTCGGCGGGCGCACCCTCGTCGCCGGGGTGTGGGACGCGAGCCTCCGCCTGGAGACCCGCTCCGAGGGCTTCGTCGACCTGCTGGGCCTCGCCCGCATGACCGGGACCTTCACCGCGACCCGCGACGAGGGGAGGGTCGACGAGCTGCTCCGCGAACTCTCCCTGGAGACGCGTGACCGCCTGGGCTTCCCCCGCCCGCTCCGGTAGCCGCGCCCGCGGGTCCGGGAGGTCCACCGGGAAGCGGCCCGCTCAGCCGCGCTGCTCCCGCGGGCAGAGGTAGACGCTCCTGCCCGCCTGCTTGATCTCCTCGACCGGGCCGCCGCACCCGCGGCAGGCCTCGCGGCGGTAGACCCAGAAACGCTCATCGGCGTCGAGCTCCCGCCACCCCCTTTTGCCCACCGCCTCGGGCTCGACGCACAGGATGTGGCGGTGTCGCACGCCGACCTTCAGCAGGTACACCGCGTCGTCGTACATCGCGTCGAACACCGCCGGGTCGACCCGCCTGCCCGGCGTCCGCGGGTCCAGCCGCGCCCGGTACAGCAGCTCCGCCCGGTAGGCGTTGCCGATGCCGCTGGTGATCCGCTGGTCCATCAGCGCCACCCCGATCGGCGTGACGCTGCCGAGCATCCGCTCGCGGACGGCGTCCCGCGACGCCGCCGCCGCGGGCCCGAGCAGGTCGACGCCGATCCGCTTTCGGATGGCCGCGACCTCGTCCGCCTCCAGCAGCTCGCAGGCCGTGGGCCCGGTGAGGTCGACGCCCACGCGGGAGCCCGGCGCCGTCAGCCGCCAACGCACCGCCGGCGTGGGCTCGGGCCAGCCGCCCGACGCGCGACGGATCTTCTTGAAGCGTCCGTACATGCCCAGGTGCACGTGCACGACGCCGGGCCGGTAGTGGTAGAAGAGGTGCTTGCCCAGCGGCTCCACCCGCTGCAGCTTGCAGCCGTCGATCACCGAGGCGTCCTCCGCGAAGCGGCCCTGGGGCGAGCTCGACGCGGTCCGCTTGCCGCTTAGAAGCAGGTTCTGGAAGCGGGCGTGGCGGTGGATCGTGTGTCCCTCGGGCATGGCGGGGCGACCCTACGGAGCAGCCGGGTGCCGTTCCAAGACCGGGCCTCCGGCGGAGCGGCGCCACGTACGCTCGGGCGTGCCCGCCCTCGCCCCCCCGACCTCCACCGCCTTCGACGTCGACGCGCTGCGGGCTTGCTTCCCGATCCTCACCCGCGAGGTGCACGGCAAGCCGCTGGTCTACCTCGACAACGCCGCCTCAGCGCAGAAGCCCGACGCCGTCATCGACGCCGTCTCGGAGTACTACCGCCAGCACCACGCCAACGTCCACCGCGGCCTGCACGTGCTCGCCGAAGAGGCGACGGCGCTCTACGAGGGCGCGCGTTCCGCCTTCGCCCGCTTCATCAACGCGGGCACGCCGCAGGAGTGCGTCTTCGTCCGCGGGGCCACCGAGGCGATCAACCTCGTCGCCGGCTCGATGACGCGGCCGGGCCATGCGCTCTCGCTGCGGCCCGGCGACAGAGTGCTGCTGACCGGGATGGAGCACCACTCCAACATCGTGCCGTGGCAGCTGGCCTGCGAGGCGACCGGGGCCGAGATCGTCGTCGCCGGCGTGCTCGACGACGGCTCGCTCGACGCCGACGCGTTCCAAGCGCACCTGGACGCGGGCGGCGTGAAGATCGCGAGCTTCGTGTGGGTGAGCAACGCGCTGGGCACGGTCAACCCGGCGAAGGCGCTGACCGCCGCGGCGCAGGCCGCCGGCGCCGCCGTGCTCGTCGACGCGTGCCAAGCCGCCCCGCACCTGAAGATGGACGTGGCCGACCTCGGCTGCGACTTCCTCGCGGTGTCCGGCCACAAGATGTTCGGGCCCACCGGCATCGGCGTGCTCTACGGCCGGGCGGAGCGGCTGGCCGCCATGCCGCCCTACCAGGGCGGCGGCGAGATGATCCAGCGGGTGAGCTTCGAGAAGAGCACCTACGCCGACCCGCCGCACCGCTTCGAGGCCGGGACGCCGAACATGGCCGGGGCCGCGGGCTTGGGCGCCGCGGTGCGATTCATGGAGGACGAGCTCGTCAGCGATCCTCTGGTCTGGGAAGCCGCGCAGGCGCACGAGCACGCGCTGCTGGAGCGGGCGACGCGGCGGCTCGAAGCGATCGAGGGGCTCCGCATCCTCGGCACCGCGCCGGGCAAGGCCGCGGTCGTCTCGTTCCTCGTCGACGGCGTCCACCCCTACGACCTGGGCCCGGTGCTGGACCGCGCGGGCGTCGCGATCCGGACCGGCCACCACTGCACCGAGCCGCTGATGGCCCGCTTCGGCGTGCCGGCCACGGCCCGGGCCAGCTTCGCCTTCTACAACACGCTGGACGAGGCCGACGCCTTCGCCGACGCCCTGGAGCGTGGGCTCCGCTTCTTCCGCTGAGGCGTCCCGCGGACCGCGAGCCGGTCACGGCGGGAACGCCGGCGGTCCGCGGCTCCGTACGCTCGCCGCCCATGCCACGCTTCGACCTCGCGCTCTTCGACCTCGACGGGACGCTCATCAACTCGCTGCCCGACATCACCGCCGCGGGCAACCACGCGATGCGGACCGTCGGCCGGCCGGAGATCACCGAGCAGCAGTGCCGCTTCTACGCGGGCCAGGGCCTGCCCAACTTCATCATCACGGCGCTGGGGCCGGATCACCAGGACCTCTACGACGCCGCGCTCGCCGCGCACCTGGGCTACTACCGGGACCACGGCGGCACGCTGACCCGCGTGTTCCCCGGGGTGGACGGCCTGCTCGACCGGCTCAAGGAGGCCGGGCTGAAGCGGGCCATCCTCTCGAACAAGCCCCACGCCGCGACGCTCGGCGACGCGGAGCGGCTGCTGGGGCGGCACGCCTTTGACGCGGTGATCGGCCACCGCGACGGGTACGAGGTGAAGCCCGACACGAGGAGCGCCACCGAGATCATCGAGCGGCTGGGCGTGGAGCCGGACCGGGTCGCATACGTGGGCGACACGGCGGCGGACATGCTCACGGCGAAGCGGAGCGGCTTCTACGCCGTGGGCGTGACGTACGGCTTCCGCGAGCGGGCGGAGCTGGAGGAGCACGGCGCGGACGCCATCGTCGACGACGCGGCGGGGGTGGGGGACGCGATCCTCGGGACCGACCGGTAGCGCCTCGCACCCGAACCACGGGCGGGAGCCGCGAGCGGGAGCTCCCGCCTTGCCTCCGGCGGGCCGGGGTCCGGCCTATCCGTCGAGCAGCCAGGCCCGCAGCGCCCGCACCGACGCGGCGGCCGCGGCGTCGTCCTCCGGCCGCTTGAGCACCGGCTTGAGCGCCGCGGCCACGGCGGCGCGGTCGGCCCGGCTCCAGGCCTCGCCCGCCTCGGGGGCGGCGGGCACCACCAGGGCGTCGCGGCGGGCGTGGGTGCGCTGCCGGACGACGGCGAGGTGCAGCTTGGCGCGGCCGAGCAGGACGAAGGCGAGGTTCACGTTGTTGCTGGGACCCACGCGGGCGAGGCGGCCGCCGAGGTCCTGGCCGAGCACCTTCATCTTCGCCGCCTGGGTGGCGCCGGCCCAGGCGGTGGCCCCGCCGATGAGGGCGCCGGCGCCCGCGACCAGGCCCATCGAGAGCCCGGCGAAGTGCAAATCGGCGAGGGCGCCCACGCCGCCGCCGAGGATCGCCCCGGTGGCGGCGAGCTGCGCCGGCGTGGCGCCGAAGCGGCTCCACGAGCCCTCGGCGAAGAGGTCCTCACCGGTGACGCCGGCCTCGTCCATCGCGGGCTCCTCGCGCTCGACGCGGACGAAGTCGTAGAGGTCCTCGACGGCGTCGCGGCTGCGGGCCTCCAGCGCGCGGACGCCGTCGGCGTAGCGCCGCATCAGCTCGTCCTTGGCCGCGGCGGGGTCGCCGGTGGGCGGGAGGCGCTTCTCGGCGGAGAAGCGCATCGCGGCGACCACGGCGCGGGCGATGACGCCGCAGGCGTCCTCCCGGCGTCCCGTCGCGTCGCGCTCGAGCACCTCCACGGCCCGGTCCAGCGGCGCCCGCCAGGCCTCCCGCATCTGGCCGAAGGCCCGGAGCAGGTCCAGCCGCTTCGCGTGGTCGGCGGTGAGCGGGTCGAAGACGCGCACGATGCGGAAGTACTGGCCGAGGGCACGCTCCCAGGCTTCGGCGTGGGCGGCCTCGCCCCCCTGGGCCTCGGACAAGAACGGGTTGATCAGGCCCAAGGAGGGGGCCCCCGTCCACCGCAGCACCTCCATCTCCGCCTCGTACTCCGGCCCGTAGGGCGCCGAGCCATCGACGACGTAGAGGATCCCCGCCGGCTCGCCGCCACGCTCCCCCATCACCGCCCCGAGCAGCGCGTGCTCGTCGGGGTACCGGCCCGCCGTGGCCGGATCGCCGAGGAAGGCCCGCACGGCGGCGGGCCGCTCCTCGGCGTTCTCCGCCCGGGCTTGGAGGTCCTCGAGCACGCGGCGGCTGCGCTGGAACCCGGGGGTGTCCACCAGCTCGTAGAGCACCTCGCCGTCGACCGACATCGGGTACGCGTCGGCCGCGGTGGTGGTGCCCGGCGTGGGCGACACCGCGACGCGGTCGTCGCGGGCGAGGGTCGCGACGATCGAGGACTTGCCCTTGTTGGGGTGGCCGACGACGGCGAAGCGGGGGACGCTCATCGCGGCTCTGCCTTGGGATTTTGCGACGGGGGAAGCGGCACGCGGCGAGTGTGCGCTAGCCTCGGCGGTTCCGCAAAACCCCGGCCCCGACGACATGGCACCGCAGGAAGAGATCCAGAAGCTCAAGCAGGAACTCGCCGAGGCGGAGGCCGCCCGGGCCGAGGTGGAGGCCCGCGACGCGAAGCTCCAGCGGGAGGTCGGGCAGATCGCGCGGATCCACCAGGCGCTGCTGCCCGACCAGATGCCCGACGTCGCGGGCGTGCGGCTGGCGGTGCGGCACGCGGCGCCCAACCGGGCCGGCGGCGACTACTACGACGTCATCCCGCTCCAACGCGACGAGGCGCTCTCGGCCGAGGCCTCCGACCCCTGGCTGCTGATCATCGCCGACGCCTCGGGGCACGGGCCCGCCGCCGCGGTCATCATGGCGATGATCCAGGCGGTGCTGCACGGGTACCGCGGCGACGCGCGGGGCCCGGGCCCGGTGATGAGCTTCGTGAACGCGGAGATGGTGAAGAAAGCCGTCCCCGGCTCCTTCACCACCGCCGTGCTCGGGCTGCTGGACCCGCGGAAGAGCACCTTCAGCTACGCGATCGCCGGGCACCACCCGCCGCTGCTGCGGCGCGAAGGGGAGCCGGTTGTCGAGCTGCCCTCCGAGGAGGCGGGCCTCCCGCTGGGCGTGGCCGAGGACGAGGGCGCCGGCCGGCACGAGATCCACCCGCTGCGGCCCGGCGACGCCGTGCTGCTCTACACCGACGGAGCGATCGAGACGCGCAACCCCGCGGGCGAGCAGTTCGGGCTCGGGCGTCTCAAGGCGGCGCTGGAAGCCGCCGCCGGCACACCCGATCAGCAGCTCGACGCGGTGGTGGGCGCGATCGACGCGCACCGGGCGGGCGGGCCGATGGAGGACGACCGCACGCTGCTGATGTTCCAGGCGGAGGCCACGGAGCCGTAGGCCGGGGCGGTGGCCCCGGCCTACGGGAGGTCGGCGGGCGCGGGCGGGTCCAGGCGGGTCCAGGGGTCGCCGGCGGCGGCGAGGCGGCCGGCCCAGACGGCGACGTCTTCGGTGTCGCCGGCCACGCCGCGGATGCGTGGCGTAACCCGCACCGGGCGGCCGCGGCCCAGGGCGGCGCGCAGGTCGGCGAGGAAGTCGGTGAACTCGAGCACCGGCGGCTCCCACGCCTTCACGTCGACGCGGACCGCGGCGGCCGGACCCGCGGAGGCGGCGCGGTCCGCGGCCGTGGCGACGGCGGCGCGGTCCTCCGCAAGGGAGCGGCGGCCGCCCACGGGCAGGGCGCCGGCGGGCGCCGGCGCCTCGGCCCAGGAGAGCGTCACGGCGGCCTCCGCGGCCGGCGCCTCGGGCCCCGCGGGCTCGGCGGCCGCCGGCGGCGGCAGCGCCTCCCCCGGCGCCGCCTCCGCCCGCGTCTGCACCCGCGGCTCGCGCAGCCGGCGGATGACCGCGTCGGCACCCGGCCACGTCTGCGCCGCCGCGGCCACCGCGGCGCGCCGCCGCCCGAGCGCGACGCCGCCGAGCACCAGCCGCGGGGCGAGGCCGTACGCGGCCTGCACCGCGAGCAGCCACGGCCACCACGCGGTGAACAGCTCCGGGTCGACCACGCCCCGGAACGCGGCGGCCCGGTACGTGCGGGTCGCCTCCACCGTCGCGGGCCCGGGGCACAGGCCCGGGGCGAACCAGACGGCGGCCTCGGCCACCGCGTGCAGCCTCGCGGGGTCCAGGTCCAGCGTGCTCCCCCAGCCGAAGGCGAGGTCACGCGTGGCGATGAGCAGAGCGGCGGTCGCGAGGCCCGCGCCGGCGTAGCCGAGCCCGAACACCTGCGAGAGCGTGAGCGCCCACCAGCGCAGCGTCGGTCCCAGCAGCACCCGCTCGCTCGCGAGGCCGTGCAGCGGCCGCGTGAGGACCTCGCGCCACAGCGTCGGCAGCCACGGCACGCGGGCGGCGAGGCCCACCAGCCAGCGCCCGGGCGTGAGCGGCGAGGGCTCCGCCTCCGCCGGGCCGCCGCGCCGCGTCGGCCAGGCCATGGCGACGGCCGACAGCACCGAGAAGCCCAGCGGAAGCACCGCCAGCGCGAGCGTCGCGACGAGCACGTTCACCGGCCGGCTGCCGTCGTACGCGAGCGCCGCGGACGCGACGCCCACGCCCAGCAGCACCCCGGCCCCGCCCGCCCCCCAGGCCGCGGTCCGCGTGAGCGACAGCGCCTGCGCCCGCGCCTCGCCGCGGTCGACCCGGCGGATCCAGGCGAGCAGGTCGGCCGGCGCCTCCGGCGCGGCCGCCGGCCGGTCCCGCTCCAGCAGCTCCCGCCGCGAGCGGTCCGCGTCGCGACGGTCCTGGATCGCCAGCGCGAGCAGGTCGGGGAGGTGGAAGCGGGGGGAGCCCATGGGGGACGCGAAGGTAGTTGGGGGGGGGGGAGACGGAGCGACGTCTGAGAGGGTGCCCTGCGCTGGGGCTGCATGGACCGCGAACGTCTGCGCCGCGGGTCGGGCGGGGGTTGGGTGAGAGACGGAGCGACGCTTGGGGGGGTTTCGTGCGGAGGGGCTGCATGGACCGCGAAGGTCTGTGCGGCGGGTCGGGCGGGGGGTGGGTGAGAGACGAAGTCAGCAAGAGAGAAAGAAAGGGAGAGAGAGAGAGAGAGAGAGGCGGTCGGCGCAGCCGCCGCCTTTGTCTGTCTTCGTCTCTTCGTCTCTTCGCTTCCCCCCCCACTACCTTCCGGCTCATGGACCTGCCCTCCTCCGGACAGCTCGCCGAGCGGCTCATGCGCGAGCACGGGCTGCTGCCCGGGGCGGGGCAACCCAGGACCCGCAAGCACTGGACGTTCGGGTTCAACAACCGCAAGCGTTGCCTCGGGCTGTGCCGCTTCGACGCGAAGCGGATCGAGCTTTCCGCGGCGTTCGTGCAGCGGAACGACGAGCCCGCCGTCCGCGACACCGTGCTCCACGAGATCGCCCACGCGCTCGCCGGCGCCCGTGCCGGCCACGGCCAAGCCTGGAGAGACGCGTGCGTCCGCGTCGGCGCCAAGCCCGAGCGCCTCGACCGCGAGGCCGACATGCCCGAAGGCCGCTGGCGGGCCGTCTGCCCCGGTTGCGGCCAGGTTCACACGCGTCACCGCCGGCCGGCCCGCGGGGCCAGGTACCACTGCCGCGCGTGCGGGGCGGCCCGGGGCCCGCTGGTGTTCGCGGCGGGAGCCCCGTAGGGCGGGTCGGCGAACCGCCCTACGCGTCCGCCGCCAGCGCCGGCTCGACGTAGCCGGCCCGCAGCGAGCCGCCCTCGGCCACGCTGCTCTTGAAGTCGCAGGGGTGCGCCGCCTCGCCGAGGCCGAAGTCGTCGAGGTAGAGCGCCCGCAGCTCCGCGAGCGTCTCGGCTTCGAGCGGCACGCCGTCGCAGGCGTGCGCGAAGTCGTCGAGGTCGCGGTCGCTGAGCAGATTTGGCTCGATCGTCACCAGGCCCGGCTGGCTCGCCAGCCACCGCGTCGACAGCTCCCGGAGGCTCATCCCCAGCGGCCCGCCGAAGCGCTCGCGGAGGATCTGGTTCTTCTTGAGCCCCTGCACCAGCCACGCGCGGTCGCGGTACTTGCGGTGGTCGTGCGGGGCGAACTTGTGGTCCGCCGAGGCGAACTCTTCGTCGAGGATGCCCGAGTTGGTCGGCACCCGCGCGA from Phycisphaera mikurensis NBRC 102666 carries:
- the scpB gene encoding SMC-Scp complex subunit ScpB, with translation MEAAVGMQAQSAPAEASVERPAAADDPARLAARVEAALISAERAVPAGRLAEALGLEHSQPVNEAVAALNEAYQREGRAFRVEAVAGGFRVMTLPEHAAFLASLHRSRSSGRLSPAALETLAVVAYRQPVLRAELEAVRGAACGEVLRSLMERHLVRIAGRAEEVGRPILYGTTPRFLEVFGLASLAELPPADGAPKPGSGG
- the gcvH gene encoding glycine cleavage system protein GcvH, which translates into the protein MDTPDDRRYLPSHEWHRLLDDGTVEVGISAFAVDELTDITYVEASAAAGDRVAANEPFGEIESVKATSELYCGLDGTVTEINPAVIERPETINDDCYGTGWILRLKPDDAEQMSGLLEASAYAK
- a CDS encoding amidohydrolase family protein, which codes for MIVDLHTRIWNSVDSLGDAIAAQARRTREDASRAITASFDVHEVAMAPVSVAVVHGLDSHLLDARLDAGAVAAEVARSKDTLLGFVGLDPLGDDPTGRLHAAVDDHGCVGVNLCPAAGGFHPSATPTMELLEAVAERGLPVYVEAGAQLAREAKLEFAQPFLLDEVLRTFPEMKLVISGFGEPWPNQTVALLRKHPQAFTDVSGLVSRPWQLYNALVSAWQAGVMDQVLFGSGFPAADPERAIVTLYSVNSLTQGTPLPSIPREQLRGVVERDTLKILGLPDPTPEDAGDAKSSSAFARVVVESGPGEAGAERK
- a CDS encoding Fpg/Nei family DNA glycosylase; this translates as MPEGHTIHRHARFQNLLLSGKRTASSSPQGRFAEDASVIDGCKLQRVEPLGKHLFYHYRPGVVHVHLGMYGRFKKIRRASGGWPEPTPAVRWRLTAPGSRVGVDLTGPTACELLEADEVAAIRKRIGVDLLGPAAAASRDAVRERMLGSVTPIGVALMDQRITSGIGNAYRAELLYRARLDPRTPGRRVDPAVFDAMYDDAVYLLKVGVRHRHILCVEPEAVGKRGWRELDADERFWVYRREACRGCGGPVEEIKQAGRSVYLCPREQRG
- a CDS encoding SufS family cysteine desulfurase; the encoded protein is MPALAPPTSTAFDVDALRACFPILTREVHGKPLVYLDNAASAQKPDAVIDAVSEYYRQHHANVHRGLHVLAEEATALYEGARSAFARFINAGTPQECVFVRGATEAINLVAGSMTRPGHALSLRPGDRVLLTGMEHHSNIVPWQLACEATGAEIVVAGVLDDGSLDADAFQAHLDAGGVKIASFVWVSNALGTVNPAKALTAAAQAAGAAVLVDACQAAPHLKMDVADLGCDFLAVSGHKMFGPTGIGVLYGRAERLAAMPPYQGGGEMIQRVSFEKSTYADPPHRFEAGTPNMAGAAGLGAAVRFMEDELVSDPLVWEAAQAHEHALLERATRRLEAIEGLRILGTAPGKAAVVSFLVDGVHPYDLGPVLDRAGVAIRTGHHCTEPLMARFGVPATARASFAFYNTLDEADAFADALERGLRFFR
- a CDS encoding HAD family hydrolase, with amino-acid sequence MPRFDLALFDLDGTLINSLPDITAAGNHAMRTVGRPEITEQQCRFYAGQGLPNFIITALGPDHQDLYDAALAAHLGYYRDHGGTLTRVFPGVDGLLDRLKEAGLKRAILSNKPHAATLGDAERLLGRHAFDAVIGHRDGYEVKPDTRSATEIIERLGVEPDRVAYVGDTAADMLTAKRSGFYAVGVTYGFRERAELEEHGADAIVDDAAGVGDAILGTDR
- a CDS encoding DUF3482 domain-containing protein, translated to MSVPRFAVVGHPNKGKSSIVATLARDDRVAVSPTPGTTTAADAYPMSVDGEVLYELVDTPGFQRSRRVLEDLQARAENAEERPAAVRAFLGDPATAGRYPDEHALLGAVMGERGGEPAGILYVVDGSAPYGPEYEAEMEVLRWTGAPSLGLINPFLSEAQGGEAAHAEAWERALGQYFRIVRVFDPLTADHAKRLDLLRAFGQMREAWRAPLDRAVEVLERDATGRREDACGVIARAVVAAMRFSAEKRLPPTGDPAAAKDELMRRYADGVRALEARSRDAVEDLYDFVRVEREEPAMDEAGVTGEDLFAEGSWSRFGATPAQLAATGAILGGGVGALADLHFAGLSMGLVAGAGALIGGATAWAGATQAAKMKVLGQDLGGRLARVGPSNNVNLAFVLLGRAKLHLAVVRQRTHARRDALVVPAAPEAGEAWSRADRAAVAAALKPVLKRPEDDAAAAASVRALRAWLLDG
- a CDS encoding PP2C family protein-serine/threonine phosphatase, with protein sequence MAPQEEIQKLKQELAEAEAARAEVEARDAKLQREVGQIARIHQALLPDQMPDVAGVRLAVRHAAPNRAGGDYYDVIPLQRDEALSAEASDPWLLIIADASGHGPAAAVIMAMIQAVLHGYRGDARGPGPVMSFVNAEMVKKAVPGSFTTAVLGLLDPRKSTFSYAIAGHHPPLLRREGEPVVELPSEEAGLPLGVAEDEGAGRHEIHPLRPGDAVLLYTDGAIETRNPAGEQFGLGRLKAALEAAAGTPDQQLDAVVGAIDAHRAGGPMEDDRTLLMFQAEATEP
- a CDS encoding DUF2868 domain-containing protein translates to MGSPRFHLPDLLALAIQDRRDADRSRRELLERDRPAAAPEAPADLLAWIRRVDRGEARAQALSLTRTAAWGAGGAGVLLGVGVASAALAYDGSRPVNVLVATLALAVLPLGFSVLSAVAMAWPTRRGGPAEAEPSPLTPGRWLVGLAARVPWLPTLWREVLTRPLHGLASERVLLGPTLRWWALTLSQVFGLGYAGAGLATAALLIATRDLAFGWGSTLDLDPARLHAVAEAAVWFAPGLCPGPATVEATRTYRAAAFRGVVDPELFTAWWPWLLAVQAAYGLAPRLVLGGVALGRRRAAVAAAAQTWPGADAVIRRLREPRVQTRAEAAPGEALPPPAAAEPAGPEAPAAEAAVTLSWAEAPAPAGALPVGGRRSLAEDRAAVATAADRAASAGPAAAVRVDVKAWEPPVLEFTDFLADLRAALGRGRPVRVTPRIRGVAGDTEDVAVWAGRLAAAGDPWTRLDPPAPADLP
- a CDS encoding SprT family zinc-dependent metalloprotease, which produces MDLPSSGQLAERLMREHGLLPGAGQPRTRKHWTFGFNNRKRCLGLCRFDAKRIELSAAFVQRNDEPAVRDTVLHEIAHALAGARAGHGQAWRDACVRVGAKPERLDREADMPEGRWRAVCPGCGQVHTRHRRPARGARYHCRACGAARGPLVFAAGAP